In Dehalococcoidia bacterium, one DNA window encodes the following:
- a CDS encoding F0F1 ATP synthase subunit A yields MRRGTTVLVAVFFVALLVIGFLSLRSPRPIVELKAETILEIGPFPLTNTILTAWVVVVLMVIITYFGFRNPRLVPRGLQNFLETIMEGFYNMVAGTAGESNARRFFPVVATIFFYVVFANWLGLFPGVATIGKVQELHVEEGAEFHEKGFVFEEVGGINVIMPSPPAWPPAEPSTVEVEVPENATLEEKEAALEKATADLKPDEKAGFFIPFFRSVNTDLNAPLALAIMSAIFVEFWGISSMGFFRYSSKFFNFGRLLQGKLLDGIIDVFVGLLELIAEAARILSFTFRLFGNIFAGEILFLVMIFLLPLIALQFVYVMELFVGLIQGFIFAMLTLVFGVVAVSGHGGEGEAESGGPTVPE; encoded by the coding sequence GTGCGTAGAGGCACCACAGTCCTGGTTGCCGTCTTTTTCGTCGCCCTCTTGGTCATCGGTTTTCTCTCATTGCGCTCACCCCGGCCCATCGTCGAGCTCAAAGCAGAGACGATCCTCGAAATCGGGCCCTTCCCCCTCACGAACACTATCCTCACTGCCTGGGTAGTCGTCGTTCTGATGGTCATAATCACCTACTTCGGGTTCCGCAACCCGCGGCTCGTTCCCCGCGGCCTGCAGAACTTCCTCGAGACGATCATGGAAGGCTTCTACAACATGGTGGCGGGCACGGCCGGAGAGTCGAACGCGCGCCGCTTCTTCCCCGTCGTCGCGACGATATTCTTCTACGTCGTCTTCGCCAACTGGCTCGGGCTCTTCCCCGGCGTAGCGACGATAGGCAAGGTGCAGGAGTTGCACGTCGAGGAGGGCGCGGAGTTCCACGAAAAAGGCTTCGTGTTCGAGGAGGTCGGGGGGATCAACGTCATCATGCCCTCTCCCCCGGCGTGGCCGCCCGCCGAGCCGTCGACAGTCGAGGTTGAGGTACCGGAAAACGCCACGCTCGAAGAAAAGGAGGCGGCGCTGGAAAAGGCGACGGCCGACCTGAAGCCGGACGAAAAGGCGGGTTTCTTCATCCCCTTCTTCCGCAGCGTCAACACCGACCTCAACGCGCCGCTCGCACTCGCCATCATGTCGGCCATCTTCGTCGAGTTCTGGGGCATCAGCAGCATGGGCTTCTTCCGCTACTCCAGCAAGTTCTTCAACTTTGGAAGGCTGCTGCAGGGGAAGCTGCTCGACGGCATAATCGACGTGTTTGTCGGACTGCTGGAGCTGATCGCGGAGGCGGCGCGCATCCTGAGCTTCACCTTCCGACTCTTCGGCAACATCTTCGCCGGCGAGATCCTGTTCCTGGTGATGATCTTCCTGCTGCCGCTCATCGCCCTTCAGTTTGTGTACGTGATGGAGCTCTTCGTGGGGCTCATCCAGGGCTTCATCTTCGCGATGCTTACGCTTGTATTCGGCGTGGTCGCCGTCTCCGGCCACGGAGGCGAAGGCGAGGCAGAATCAGGGGGCCCAACGGTGCCCGAATAG
- the murA gene encoding UDP-N-acetylglucosamine 1-carboxyvinyltransferase — protein MGKPQELQQPLSGDRFLIEGGRRLRGRVRTSGNKNAAIHAMAATLLTGEECRLENVPNIGDVKSMAGILRSLGAEVEQTGASSLRVSAADIHTLTAPSDLATNLRGSFLVTGPLLARFGEGACCPPGGDIIGLRPLDVHLIGFRMLGANVEREGDKFIVRAERLKGTRIFLDYPSVLGTQNLMMAASLAEGRTTLVNAASEPEIASLADMLNAMGARISGAGTHTIEIEGVDKLRGVTFRILPDRIEAGTLAIAAAITKGEVEIIEGVPRQLDALLWKLREAGVDIEERDGNLLVRGKDSLQAINAQAVPYPGLATDLQAPLAALLTQAHGVSSIYERVFENRLLYVSELRKMGAEVTTSGTTAIITGPTRLVGTSVRAVDLRAGAALALAALAASGETEISDMYHLDRGYEALDQKLRSLGAAVQRV, from the coding sequence ATGGGAAAACCGCAGGAGCTACAGCAGCCTTTGTCTGGAGACCGCTTTCTCATCGAGGGGGGGCGCCGGCTTCGAGGCCGGGTGCGGACGAGCGGCAACAAGAACGCCGCCATTCACGCGATGGCGGCCACGTTGCTGACGGGCGAAGAGTGCCGCCTGGAAAACGTGCCCAACATCGGCGACGTGAAATCGATGGCGGGCATCTTGCGCAGTCTGGGGGCCGAAGTGGAGCAGACCGGCGCTTCCTCCCTGCGCGTTAGCGCCGCTGATATCCACACCCTCACCGCTCCCAGCGATCTGGCGACTAACCTCCGCGGCAGCTTTCTGGTCACCGGCCCGTTGCTTGCCCGCTTCGGCGAGGGCGCCTGCTGCCCCCCGGGCGGCGATATTATCGGCCTGCGTCCGCTGGACGTGCACCTCATCGGCTTCCGCATGCTGGGCGCCAACGTCGAGCGGGAGGGGGACAAATTCATCGTCAGGGCAGAGCGGCTCAAGGGGACGCGCATATTCCTGGACTACCCCAGCGTGCTCGGCACTCAGAACCTGATGATGGCGGCATCTCTGGCGGAAGGGCGCACCACGCTGGTCAACGCCGCCTCCGAGCCCGAAATCGCCAGCCTCGCCGACATGCTGAACGCCATGGGAGCGCGCATATCCGGCGCCGGCACGCACACCATCGAGATCGAAGGCGTCGACAAGCTCCGTGGCGTGACCTTTCGCATCCTGCCCGACCGCATCGAGGCGGGCACGCTGGCCATCGCCGCCGCCATTACGAAGGGCGAGGTCGAGATCATCGAGGGGGTGCCGCGGCAGCTCGATGCGCTGCTCTGGAAGCTGCGGGAGGCGGGCGTCGACATCGAAGAGAGGGACGGCAATCTGCTTGTCCGGGGAAAAGACAGCCTGCAGGCGATCAACGCCCAGGCGGTACCCTACCCCGGCCTGGCTACCGACCTCCAGGCGCCCCTGGCCGCGCTGCTGACCCAGGCGCACGGGGTGAGCTCGATCTACGAGCGGGTGTTCGAGAACCGGCTGCTCTACGTCAGCGAGCTGCGCAAGATGGGCGCGGAGGTGACCACTTCCGGCACCACCGCCATCATAACCGGCCCGACCCGTCTTGTGGGAACGTCGGTGCGCGCGGTCGACCTGAGGGCGGGAGCGGCGCTGGCGCTGGCCGCGCTGGCGGCAAGCGGAGAAACCGAAATAAGCGATATGTACCACCTGGACAGAGGATACGAGGCGCTGGACCAGAAACTCAGGTCGCTGGGAGCGGCGGTGCAGCGGGTCTGA
- a CDS encoding F0F1 ATP synthase subunit epsilon, which yields MAKLSIEVITAERVVFSDSDLDVVIAPGIEGELGILPSHAPLITTLTPGEVRLRKAGEETSLTVTGGFLEVRDNCVVVLAEAAERAEEIDIARAEEARRRAQERLRSRAEAIDLARAEAALRRSLARLKVAERRRRRGGQAGGV from the coding sequence ATGGCCAAGCTTAGCATCGAAGTGATCACGGCCGAACGGGTGGTCTTCTCAGACAGCGATCTGGACGTCGTCATAGCGCCGGGGATAGAGGGCGAACTGGGCATACTCCCGTCTCACGCGCCCCTCATCACCACCCTCACGCCGGGTGAGGTCCGCCTTCGCAAGGCGGGCGAGGAGACCAGTCTGACCGTAACCGGCGGCTTTCTGGAGGTGCGGGACAATTGCGTCGTCGTCCTCGCCGAGGCGGCGGAACGGGCGGAAGAGATCGACATCGCGCGGGCGGAGGAAGCCCGCCGCCGGGCGCAGGAACGGCTGAGATCGCGGGCAGAGGCGATAGACCTTGCGCGGGCGGAGGCGGCGCTCCGCCGTTCTCTCGCGCGCTTGAAGGTCGCCGAACGCAGGCGACGACGAGGGGGACAGGCGGGCGGAGTCTAG
- a CDS encoding rod shape-determining protein gives MTKRLGIDLGTANVLVYVKGKGIVVNEPSVVALAPRDNTVVAVGNDARIMLGRTPSAISVVRPMRDGVIADYLITESMLRYFIRRALGRLNLIKPEVMVCIPAGVTSVEQRAVRDAAEQAGARRPAHLVPEPLAAAIGAGVPVGSASGNMLVDIGGGRTEAAVISMYGIVVSESVRVAGDRMDDAIAAYIKRRHNLIIGDRTAEEVKIAIGSALPMEEEMTMEIRGRDQISGLPKTTITTSNEITQAIQDCLASIVQAVRSVLEKTPPELASDVIDRGIVLTGGGALLRNIDVLLMQETGVPCHIAENPMNCTAVGAGIALEHLDVIKRSLPTEEESLVASL, from the coding sequence TTGACGAAAAGGTTGGGGATCGACCTGGGCACGGCGAACGTGCTCGTGTACGTCAAGGGGAAGGGGATCGTGGTCAACGAGCCCTCCGTCGTGGCGCTGGCGCCCCGCGATAACACGGTCGTCGCTGTGGGCAACGACGCCCGCATTATGCTGGGACGGACCCCAAGCGCGATCTCCGTCGTGCGGCCCATGCGCGACGGCGTCATCGCCGACTACCTCATCACGGAGTCGATGCTCCGCTACTTCATCCGCAGGGCGCTCGGCCGGCTGAACCTCATCAAGCCGGAGGTGATGGTCTGCATACCCGCCGGAGTCACGAGCGTCGAGCAGCGGGCCGTGCGGGACGCCGCCGAGCAGGCGGGAGCGCGACGGCCCGCGCACCTGGTGCCTGAGCCCCTGGCGGCGGCTATCGGCGCCGGAGTGCCCGTAGGATCGGCGAGCGGCAATATGCTGGTCGACATAGGCGGCGGACGCACTGAGGCGGCGGTGATTTCGATGTACGGGATCGTGGTCAGCGAATCAGTGCGCGTGGCCGGCGACCGCATGGACGACGCGATTGCCGCCTATATCAAGAGGCGTCACAACCTCATCATCGGCGACAGGACGGCGGAGGAGGTAAAGATCGCCATCGGCAGCGCCCTTCCAATGGAGGAGGAGATGACGATGGAGATCCGCGGCCGCGACCAGATAAGCGGCCTCCCCAAAACAACCATAACTACCTCAAATGAGATTACCCAGGCGATCCAGGACTGCCTAGCGAGCATCGTGCAGGCGGTGCGCTCCGTGCTGGAGAAAACGCCGCCCGAGCTGGCCTCCGACGTCATCGACCGGGGGATCGTCCTCACCGGCGGCGGCGCTCTCCTGCGTAACATCGACGTGCTCCTCATGCAGGAGACGGGCGTGCCCTGCCACATCGCCGAGAACCCCATGAACTGCACCGCGGTAGGCGCGGGAATCGCCCTCGAGCATCTGGACGTGATCAAGCGGAGCCTGCCGACGGAAGAGGAATCGCTGGTGGCCAGTCTCTAG
- a CDS encoding F0F1 ATP synthase subunit delta, producing MRTEAAAKRYAQAAFAVALEFEEVERWAEDLDALTTLMGEPRAAAFLQSDKATDADKRALLEAALSDVNPRAMNLAQLLVDKRRVGLADQIRQEFHALLDEHRGIARATVTTAVPMSDDETQTVAARLSKMTGKQVIVAPRVDPGILGGLVARIGDTLIDGSVRSRLLALKKQLEGQTS from the coding sequence ATGAGGACAGAGGCAGCGGCCAAACGCTACGCCCAGGCGGCATTTGCCGTCGCGCTCGAATTCGAAGAAGTGGAACGCTGGGCGGAAGACCTGGACGCGCTGACGACACTGATGGGCGAGCCACGGGCAGCGGCCTTCCTGCAAAGCGATAAGGCTACGGACGCCGACAAGCGGGCCTTGCTGGAAGCCGCCCTTTCCGACGTGAACCCCCGCGCGATGAACCTGGCGCAGCTCCTGGTCGACAAGCGCCGCGTCGGCCTCGCCGACCAGATACGGCAGGAGTTCCACGCCCTGCTCGACGAGCACCGCGGCATCGCGCGAGCTACCGTAACGACGGCGGTGCCGATGTCCGACGACGAAACGCAAACGGTCGCGGCAAGGCTCAGCAAAATGACGGGTAAGCAGGTCATCGTGGCGCCGCGCGTTGACCCCGGCATCCTCGGCGGCCTGGTGGCGCGCATCGGCGATACCCTGATAGACGGCAGCGTCCGCAGCAGGCTGCTGGCCTTGAAAAAACAACTGGAGGGACAGACCTCCTGA
- the gmk gene encoding guanylate kinase, with product MSEGGAQSGPLLVVISGPSGVGKDAVLERLRAVEPEAHFVTTATTRPPRNQETDGGDYLFLSDEEFDRLRAEDAFLESAVVYGYKYGVPKAQVREALARGRDVIVRVDVQGAETIRRLASGAVFVFLAPESLDELERRLRLRDGTNADIRVRLETARAEMERRTQFDHVVVNREGRLDETVERILQIIEAERRREGRAPVQI from the coding sequence GTGAGCGAAGGCGGAGCGCAGTCCGGGCCGCTGCTGGTGGTCATCTCCGGGCCTTCCGGCGTGGGCAAGGACGCCGTGCTGGAGCGGCTTCGCGCCGTCGAACCGGAGGCGCATTTCGTCACCACGGCGACGACGCGCCCGCCCCGGAATCAGGAGACGGACGGCGGCGATTACCTCTTCCTCAGCGACGAGGAGTTCGATCGGCTGCGGGCGGAGGACGCCTTTCTCGAGAGCGCGGTAGTCTACGGGTATAAGTACGGCGTGCCGAAAGCGCAGGTGCGCGAGGCGCTGGCGCGCGGCCGCGACGTGATCGTGCGCGTGGACGTGCAGGGGGCAGAGACGATCCGAAGGCTGGCGTCCGGCGCCGTGTTCGTCTTCCTCGCGCCCGAGTCGCTCGACGAGTTGGAGCGCCGGCTGCGACTCCGCGACGGCACCAACGCCGACATCAGGGTGCGCCTGGAGACGGCGCGCGCCGAGATGGAACGCCGGACGCAGTTCGACCACGTCGTCGTCAACCGCGAAGGGCGCCTCGACGAGACGGTGGAGCGGATACTGCAGATCATCGAGGCGGAGCGGCGCCGCGAAGGGCGGGCGCCCGTTCAAATCTGA
- a CDS encoding AtpZ/AtpI family protein → MGAIPPALRLVGIGWYIALCIALGVGGGVWLDRRFELTPALTMTGLFLGLAAAFLGGYLMLVDVLKAIEQKRKAR, encoded by the coding sequence ATGGGTGCCATCCCGCCGGCCCTCAGACTGGTGGGCATAGGCTGGTACATAGCGCTCTGTATCGCCTTAGGCGTGGGTGGCGGAGTCTGGCTTGACCGCAGGTTCGAGTTGACACCTGCGCTCACCATGACGGGACTGTTCCTCGGGCTGGCCGCAGCCTTCCTCGGCGGCTACCTGATGCTTGTAGACGTGCTGAAGGCAATCGAACAGAAGAGAAAGGCGAGATAG
- the atpD gene encoding F0F1 ATP synthase subunit beta, with product MAKGKVVQIIGTVVDVEFPPEELPPLFNAIEIPMDGSRLVVEVQQHLGNNWVRCLAMGSTDGLARGAEAIDTGAPIKVPVGPPTLGRLFNVLGEPIDMQGEVPETERWPIHRQPPSFEEQATTTQMLETGLKVIDLITPFTRGGKVGAYGGAGVGKTLVIMELIRNIATEHGGTSVFAGVGERSREGNDLWKEMNESGVVSKTVLVFGQMNEPPGVRIRVGLTGLTMAEYFRDEEGQDVLLFIDNIYRYTLAGMEVSALLGRMPSAVGYQPTLATEIGDLEERITSTHKGSITSFQAIYVPADDYTDPGVATTFGHLDAVIALERSIAEQGLYPAVDPLTSFSRILDPNVIGEEHYQVARGVQQVLQRYKDLQDIIAILGMEELSEEDKLTVQRARKIQRFLSQPMFVAEAFTGRPGRYVSIRDTVRGFKEILEGKHDDLPEQAFWMVGTIEEAREEGERLAAAGRE from the coding sequence ATGGCCAAGGGGAAGGTTGTTCAGATAATCGGCACGGTTGTGGACGTCGAGTTTCCGCCGGAAGAGCTTCCGCCTCTGTTCAACGCCATAGAGATACCGATGGACGGGAGCAGGCTGGTGGTCGAGGTGCAGCAGCACCTGGGCAACAACTGGGTGCGCTGCCTGGCCATGGGCTCCACCGACGGCCTGGCGCGGGGCGCCGAAGCCATCGACACCGGCGCGCCGATCAAGGTGCCGGTGGGCCCGCCGACGCTGGGACGCCTCTTCAACGTCCTCGGCGAGCCGATCGACATGCAGGGTGAAGTGCCGGAGACCGAGCGGTGGCCCATCCACAGACAGCCGCCGTCCTTCGAGGAGCAGGCGACGACGACGCAGATGCTCGAAACGGGACTGAAGGTCATCGACCTCATTACCCCCTTCACGAGGGGCGGCAAGGTGGGCGCCTACGGCGGCGCCGGCGTCGGCAAGACGCTCGTAATCATGGAGCTTATCCGCAACATCGCCACCGAGCACGGCGGCACCTCCGTCTTCGCCGGAGTGGGCGAGCGCTCCCGCGAAGGCAACGACCTCTGGAAGGAGATGAACGAATCGGGCGTCGTCTCGAAGACGGTGCTTGTCTTCGGACAGATGAACGAGCCGCCGGGGGTTCGCATTCGTGTCGGCCTGACGGGCCTGACGATGGCCGAGTACTTCCGCGACGAAGAGGGGCAGGACGTCCTCCTCTTTATCGACAACATCTACCGGTATACCCTCGCCGGCATGGAGGTATCGGCGCTGCTGGGGCGCATGCCCTCCGCCGTGGGCTATCAGCCGACGCTGGCGACGGAGATCGGCGACCTCGAAGAGCGCATTACCTCGACGCACAAGGGATCGATCACCTCCTTCCAGGCGATCTACGTCCCCGCCGACGACTACACCGATCCCGGCGTGGCGACGACGTTCGGGCACCTGGACGCCGTCATAGCCCTCGAGCGCTCCATCGCCGAGCAGGGGCTGTACCCGGCCGTCGATCCGCTGACTTCGTTCTCGCGCATCCTCGACCCCAACGTGATCGGCGAGGAGCACTACCAGGTGGCGCGGGGCGTGCAGCAGGTGCTCCAGCGCTATAAAGACCTTCAGGACATCATCGCCATTCTGGGCATGGAAGAGCTTTCCGAGGAGGACAAGCTGACGGTGCAGAGGGCGCGCAAGATCCAGCGCTTCCTGTCGCAGCCCATGTTCGTCGCCGAGGCGTTCACGGGGCGTCCGGGCCGCTACGTTTCGATACGCGACACGGTACGCGGCTTCAAGGAGATCCTCGAAGGTAAGCACGATGACCTGCCGGAGCAGGCGTTCTGGATGGTGGGGACGATCGAAGAGGCGCGGGAGGAAGGCGAGCGGCTGGCGGCGGCAGGCCGCGAGTAG
- the atpF gene encoding F0F1 ATP synthase subunit B: MDALGINIPGLLAQLINFAILLAILRFVAYKPFMRMMEERSRRVREGLEASERMKEQAAQADVEVQKRLEEARQEGQALIGQAQQIAARIQDEAREQARSEGEALLARARNEIQLERDEAISQIRREFADLTIAAAEKVIGQSLDRKAHQRLIDEVLAESGLSKDGAS, from the coding sequence TTGGACGCCCTGGGAATAAACATCCCCGGACTTCTGGCCCAGCTCATAAACTTCGCCATACTGCTGGCCATTCTGCGCTTTGTCGCCTACAAGCCGTTCATGCGCATGATGGAGGAGCGCTCGCGGCGCGTCCGCGAAGGGCTCGAGGCGTCGGAGCGGATGAAGGAGCAGGCGGCGCAGGCGGACGTCGAGGTGCAGAAGCGGCTCGAAGAGGCCCGCCAGGAGGGCCAGGCCCTGATCGGCCAGGCGCAACAGATAGCGGCGCGCATCCAGGACGAGGCCCGCGAGCAGGCGCGGTCGGAGGGCGAGGCGCTGCTTGCCCGCGCACGCAACGAGATCCAGCTCGAGCGCGACGAGGCGATCTCGCAGATACGGCGCGAGTTCGCCGACCTGACGATCGCCGCCGCCGAGAAGGTCATCGGCCAGTCCCTCGACCGCAAGGCGCACCAGCGCCTCATCGACGAGGTGCTGGCGGAGTCCGGTTTGTCAAAGGACGGCGCTTCTTAA
- a CDS encoding redox-sensing transcriptional repressor Rex gives MGLSADSIPQVVIDRLPVYARMLSLLESQGRQVVSSQEMGEHLGVTPAQIRKDLSYFGRFGKQGRGYNVRRLGEELRNILGLDREWAMTLVGVGDLGRAILCYRGFPLGGFRITSAFDCDPVVVGEKVGDVVVHDVSQLRSVLRRHPADIGIVAVPASAAQEVIDRLAECGVKAILNYAPISPRVPPDVIVRHIEPVLTLQSMTHYLKECGRAEAVS, from the coding sequence GTGGGGCTGTCGGCAGACAGCATCCCCCAGGTGGTGATCGACCGCCTGCCCGTGTACGCGCGCATGCTCTCGCTTCTGGAAAGCCAGGGGCGGCAGGTTGTCAGCTCGCAGGAGATGGGTGAGCACCTCGGCGTGACGCCGGCGCAGATCCGCAAAGACCTCAGCTACTTCGGCCGATTTGGGAAGCAGGGCCGCGGCTACAACGTCCGGCGTCTGGGCGAGGAGCTGAGGAACATCCTGGGACTCGACAGGGAGTGGGCGATGACGTTGGTCGGCGTGGGCGACCTGGGCCGCGCCATTCTCTGTTATCGCGGCTTTCCCCTGGGCGGCTTCCGCATCACCTCCGCGTTCGATTGCGACCCCGTTGTCGTGGGCGAGAAGGTGGGTGATGTTGTCGTTCACGACGTGAGCCAGTTGCGTTCAGTGTTGCGGCGGCACCCCGCTGACATCGGCATCGTGGCGGTCCCCGCGAGCGCTGCGCAAGAGGTCATCGACCGGCTGGCAGAGTGTGGAGTGAAGGCGATACTGAACTACGCGCCCATTTCGCCGCGGGTGCCGCCGGACGTCATTGTGCGCCACATCGAACCCGTGCTCACCCTTCAGAGCATGACCCACTACCTGAAGGAGTGCGGCAGGGCGGAGGCCGTCTCCTAG
- the atpA gene encoding F0F1 ATP synthase subunit alpha, with protein sequence MAVRPEEIASILKQQIERFGAEVAPVDVGVVIEAGDGIARVHGLRNALAGELVEFENGAMGLALNLEEDTVGIIVLGDYASLGEGDEVRSTGRVVEVPVGDALIGRVVDPLGQPLDGKGPINAEKTRPVERIAPGVIMRAPVNTPVQTGIKAIDAITPIGRGQRELIIGDRTTGKTAIGIDTIINQKGGDLTCIYVAIGQKQSKVAQIVALLEEHGAMEHTIVVSASASDPAPMQYLAPYAGAAMGEEFMEQGRDALIIYDDLSKHAWAYRQVSLLLRRPPGREAYPGDVFYLHSRLLERAAKMAPEFGGGSLTALPIIETQAADLSAYIPTNVISITDGQIYLETDLFNAGIRPAINAGLSVSRVGGKAQRRAMQQVAGRLRLDLAQFRELQAFAQFGAAELDVATRNQLERGRRVTEVLKQPLYNPMPLRQEVEILYVVVNGYLDDVPVEKVRDFETAFLSFMESNHPDIGRSIEEKQEITPEIEESLKKAIAQFKETVPY encoded by the coding sequence ATGGCAGTACGGCCGGAAGAGATAGCATCGATTCTCAAGCAGCAGATCGAGCGCTTCGGCGCCGAGGTCGCCCCCGTCGACGTGGGCGTCGTCATCGAGGCCGGCGACGGCATCGCCCGCGTCCACGGGCTTCGCAACGCCCTCGCTGGCGAGCTCGTCGAGTTCGAGAACGGGGCCATGGGCCTCGCCCTCAACCTGGAGGAAGACACCGTCGGCATCATCGTCCTCGGCGACTACGCCTCCCTGGGCGAGGGCGACGAAGTGCGCTCGACGGGACGGGTGGTGGAAGTCCCCGTCGGCGATGCGCTGATCGGGCGCGTTGTGGACCCCCTGGGCCAGCCGCTCGACGGCAAGGGGCCGATCAACGCCGAGAAGACGCGCCCCGTCGAGAGAATCGCCCCGGGCGTCATCATGCGGGCGCCGGTGAACACGCCGGTGCAGACGGGCATCAAGGCCATCGACGCCATCACCCCTATCGGGCGCGGCCAGCGCGAACTCATCATCGGCGACCGCACGACGGGAAAGACTGCCATCGGCATCGACACAATCATCAACCAGAAGGGCGGCGACCTCACATGCATCTACGTCGCCATCGGCCAGAAGCAGTCGAAAGTGGCGCAGATCGTCGCCTTACTGGAGGAGCACGGCGCGATGGAGCATACCATCGTCGTCTCCGCCAGCGCTTCCGACCCCGCTCCCATGCAGTACCTTGCGCCCTACGCCGGCGCGGCCATGGGGGAGGAGTTCATGGAGCAGGGACGCGACGCCCTTATAATCTACGACGACCTGTCGAAGCACGCCTGGGCTTACCGCCAGGTGTCGCTCCTGCTGCGGCGTCCGCCGGGCCGCGAGGCCTATCCCGGCGACGTCTTCTACCTGCACAGCCGCCTGCTGGAGCGCGCGGCGAAGATGGCGCCGGAGTTCGGGGGCGGTTCGCTCACCGCTCTTCCCATTATCGAGACGCAGGCAGCCGACCTCTCGGCCTACATCCCGACGAACGTCATCTCCATCACCGACGGCCAGATCTACCTGGAGACGGACCTGTTTAACGCCGGTATACGTCCCGCCATCAACGCCGGACTCTCAGTGTCGCGGGTGGGCGGGAAGGCGCAACGGCGCGCGATGCAGCAGGTCGCCGGCCGGCTGCGGCTCGACCTGGCGCAGTTCCGCGAGTTGCAGGCATTCGCGCAGTTCGGCGCCGCGGAGCTCGACGTGGCCACGCGCAACCAGCTCGAACGCGGACGCCGGGTGACAGAGGTGCTAAAGCAGCCGCTGTACAACCCGATGCCGCTGCGGCAGGAGGTGGAGATACTGTACGTGGTCGTCAACGGCTACCTCGACGACGTGCCCGTGGAGAAAGTGCGCGACTTCGAGACGGCGTTCCTCAGCTTCATGGAAAGCAACCACCCGGATATCGGGCGGAGCATCGAGGAGAAACAGGAGATCACGCCGGAGATCGAGGAGTCGCTGAAGAAGGCCATCGCGCAGTTCAAGGAGACAGTTCCCTACTAG
- the atpE gene encoding ATP synthase F0 subunit C, translating to MRFLGAAFAIAIGAIGPALAIGMLTGRAMEALGRNPEAQPVITTNMILGIAFAEAIAIYALVVAVMIGFVF from the coding sequence ATGAGGTTTCTCGGCGCGGCATTCGCCATCGCCATCGGCGCCATCGGCCCCGCTCTCGCCATCGGCATGCTCACCGGCAGGGCAATGGAGGCGCTGGGCCGCAACCCGGAGGCGCAGCCCGTGATCACGACCAACATGATCCTGGGTATCGCCTTCGCCGAGGCTATCGCCATCTACGCCCTCGTCGTGGCGGTGATGATCGGCTTCGTGTTCTAA
- the atpG gene encoding ATP synthase F1 subunit gamma, with translation MPTIREIRRRIRSVTNTAKITRAMEMVAASKMRRAQLNALAARPYADKMREMLIDLEESIESLRLEAPHPLLERRNVRNMAVVVISTDRGLCGGLNASINRFAAGFILEQKDVNVQAIAIGRKGRDFLLRTGVPLIAEFTNLDDYPSFEDINPIARLIIDEYVTGNVDQVHLIFPLFVNTMVQRPESRLLLPVEVPRGVERPIQYIYEPSPVDVFNRLLPLYVQRQIYEVVLEKSASEQSARMVAMRSATDAANEMVEDLTLAYNKARQESITKELLDIAGGAEALRTSQ, from the coding sequence ATGCCGACGATCCGTGAAATACGCAGGCGGATCCGCTCCGTCACCAACACCGCGAAGATAACGCGGGCGATGGAGATGGTCGCCGCCTCCAAGATGCGGCGGGCGCAGCTCAACGCCCTCGCGGCGCGCCCCTACGCCGACAAGATGCGCGAGATGCTCATCGACCTGGAGGAAAGCATCGAAAGCCTGCGGCTCGAAGCGCCACACCCTTTGCTCGAGCGCCGCAACGTCAGAAACATGGCCGTCGTCGTCATCAGCACCGATCGCGGCCTATGCGGCGGCCTCAACGCTAGCATCAACCGCTTCGCCGCCGGCTTCATCCTCGAGCAGAAGGACGTCAACGTGCAGGCGATCGCAATCGGGCGCAAGGGCCGCGACTTTCTCCTGCGGACGGGCGTCCCCCTCATCGCCGAGTTCACCAACCTTGACGACTACCCCAGCTTCGAGGACATCAACCCCATCGCCCGCCTCATCATCGATGAATACGTGACCGGGAACGTGGACCAGGTGCACCTGATATTCCCGCTGTTCGTCAACACGATGGTGCAGCGGCCGGAGAGCAGGCTCCTGCTTCCGGTAGAGGTGCCCAGAGGCGTGGAGCGGCCGATACAGTACATCTACGAGCCGTCGCCCGTCGACGTGTTCAACAGGCTGCTGCCGCTCTACGTGCAGCGGCAGATATACGAAGTGGTGCTGGAGAAGAGCGCCAGCGAGCAGTCGGCGCGCATGGTGGCGATGCGCAGCGCAACCGACGCCGCGAACGAGATGGTGGAAGACCTGACGCTTGCCTACAACAAGGCGCGCCAGGAGTCGATCACCAAGGAGCTGCTCGACATAGCCGGCGGCGCCGAAGCCCTGAGAACGAGCCAGTAG